The DNA window TCATTATATGTAAAAGCATCTCAGTCCTTATCACATTTCAAATCTCAAACACATGGTAATGCTGTTGTTTCATGCTCATACGACATAGGGATTGGGTCTGTTTGTGTAAACATGAAAAGTTTAACTTGAAGTGTTATCTGATATATGGAGAAACTGGATAAGATCATCTTAGTTAGTTGCTTTCATAACTTAACAAGTTTGTTTGGGAGATGTGAGACCTATAATAGGGCAAGTCTCTTCAGGGTACATAGGAAAATGATTTACTTTAAAGAGTTAAATGTTTGTCGAAGTTTCATCATGACATTGAAGGAGTTTAAATGCTCACGCAAGTCAATCTTCTAGCTGTATCCCCCCACAATGGAACCATTTTGCTAATGCCTCCATGTTTATTTCATTAATGGAAGGGCGGCGCATTCTCCTTTGGTCTTTTTCTACTTGGTACACATAGGAAAAATGCTTCATTTCCTAATTCTAACCTGACAAATTTTTCATAGTATCCTCCTCTCAAGGAAGCCATTTCGTCCCTTTTCGATTAACGCTACTTTCTTTAATGCCATATGATTCGGGCTTCCATTGCATCCATGATATTCTTAAGCACATGCTTGTAGTGTCCATGTTTCCTGGGTTTCAATGTGTCATATCACATGAATCCCTCTACTTAATTTCTCCTTGGTGATCGAGAACGCCAATTCGTAAGACCTTTGCCTTTATCATCCTAACTCTTATATGTTGAGTTAATATGCACGATTCCACCATTGTAAGAGTTGTAGTTCTCATTAAATTGGTTTTCCTTGCAATGCTTCTGGTGGAATCCGACTTCTAGTATCCACCATGACGGTTGAATCATAAGGTCTAGATATTTTTTTGTCGAGCCCAACAATTAACACCAATACTCTTAAGTGAACTATAAAGTGCATCACTTGAATATATGATGTAACCTTCGCGTAATTAATTGTGATTTGTTAGTCCAAAACTCTGATCTCATTGTCTCCTTTTTATACACTCCTTATCCAAACATAAGAGGAGAGGATGGTGTGTATTTATAAGACACTTTcattctaaataaagaaaataaatactcTCACTAaagttaaatatatattttttatattaagaaTCAgagataatataaaaaaaaattgattgagtGATTATACCAAAAATAAACCCACCAATTTACCAATCTACTACTTATGTACAGTATCCTTATTAAGCGAAACCAGGGCCACTTTAGGGTGTGAGGGTAAAAAATGTATGACATTATTTAGAAACGGCGATGGGAAAGAATATGCTAGCGTTAATAATACGCACGTGAGTGGGGAAATTGTTCTGATCCCACGGCCCATATTTCCTATTCTTTTATAACTCCCAACTTCGAAAGTAACGCTCATCATACTTAATATCTCTCACTCAACTCTCTTTCCAATCTCCCAACCAAAACACAAACATCATGGGTTTGCAGGTATCTCTCCTTAATCTATCTATTCCACTCGCTTCTTTCTTTATAATGTTTCAATTTCAATATTTGTTCTCCATCAATCTTTCTCTAGTTTATTTCTTTCAGCGCCGATTTTTAGATCCGTTACACTGTATGTTgctattattttctttaatgtggTGATGGATTTTcggtaaaaaaaaggttttttttgtttttgttttaattgatgGGTGTTCCATTGATATTAAGTAATAACCTTTGATTTATTCATGTCTGTCGGTATCGGTGTTTATTGTTCTTTTGTGAATTATTACCGATGTTATTATttgttgttatattcaaaatttggtaatttgttTAATGATATTATGAAAAACCCTGTTATTCAAATGATGTGATTCAAACTGGTTGGAGGAATGTTAAATCTGATCTCTGTAGTGAACAGAACATGTAATCTATCTTTTCATTTTCATAGAAATATAATCtgtatcaaaattttaattttgcacGTGCTTGAAATTGTGCTTATAAGTAAAAGTAAGTGATTACTTGAAGCATTACACATTTGGTTAATGTGATGCAGGAGGATTTTGACGAGCATGCTGCGAAAGTCAAGACTCTAAAAGAGAGTCCATCAAATGAGAACTTGCTTATCCTTTATGGATTGTACAAGCAAGCCACTGTTGGACCTGTTACCACCAGTGAGTGTTCTTGTATTTAAGAAATCATTTTCACATTGATATTTTCAACTTTTGAACCCTAAGGGGGTGGAGTGTTAAAGGTCCTAGGCATAAAGGCTTATGAATTATGATTGATCATGATTTTGTGTCTGATTTACAGGCCGTCCTGGAATTTTCAACCAGAAGGAAAGGGCTAAATGGGATGCATGGAAGGCTGTTGAaggtaaaaaaaagttaaaatgggAAGCTTTTAACACAGACACTTACAATCTTCAATCTGAGGTTTCAATGCTACatagtttttttttgtgtttttcttatggatgtcaaaattatatttatttattttgcagGCAAATCCAAGGATGAAGCAATGAGTGATTACATCACTAAGGTGAAACAGCTGCTGGAAGAAGCTGGTCTTACTGCTTAACAACATTGTCATGTCTAGCTTTCTAGTTCTATGCTAAAAGTTTCTAAGTACTTTGGAAAATAAAACAGTTGCAGTGTTTGATGTTTGATCGAAAACTTTAATATATGATCTTAATGTTTCATGTTTCTAAGTATTGAGTTACATATGTGTTACAATGAGTTTAGTTAAATTTATCACTACTACTTATAATGTCTGTAGACAGTTGCAGTGGCTAGAAACTTGAAATGTTCCATGTGGTTTACTTAAAACTATTTCTACTTTGGACCTTAATTGCTTGATCTTGAATTTCATCAGAAGCCTCATCTTAGTTAGCTATGGACATGGCACAAGGTGTCCTTGTATTAGAACAAAACAAACAACTTTCTTGTTCTGCCGAACTCGCAAATAGTGCATTTTTAATTATAGTATGGTTTTTGTATTGGTTAGTTAAAATGCCTTCTGAAAATTGGAATTTGAAGAGTTCAACCT is part of the Vicia villosa cultivar HV-30 ecotype Madison, WI linkage group LG2, Vvil1.0, whole genome shotgun sequence genome and encodes:
- the LOC131646665 gene encoding acyl-CoA-binding protein-like, with amino-acid sequence MGLQEDFDEHAAKVKTLKESPSNENLLILYGLYKQATVGPVTTSRPGIFNQKERAKWDAWKAVEGKSKDEAMSDYITKVKQLLEEAGLTA